The Xyrauchen texanus isolate HMW12.3.18 chromosome 33, RBS_HiC_50CHRs, whole genome shotgun sequence region gagtagttcacccaaatatgaaaattctctaatcatatactcaccctcatgccattccagatgtgtattacttaattctgcagaagacaaacaaagatttttcaaagaatattttagctctgtgggtccacacaattgcaagtgaatagtgaccaacatttttaagcccCAAAAtgcacagaaaggcagcataaatgtaatccaaatgattccagtgttttaatcaacgacttctgaagtgatccagtcagttttggcagaggacagaccaaaatgtaacaaacttttcactataaatattgacatcagtagtctccttggcgatcacgaTTTCTAGCTCGATTAAACTTcttagcgccatctagcgctctgcgcatgtgtcaagaactaggaagtgtaatcgagcttgaaatcatgattgtgcaaaaataatgtaattgcAAGATGTAGAGTGAAAAAGGAGTGATCTTGGCATCCACCACACTGCTCTTACGTTCAAAGTTTGTGTGAGGAGCACATGTAAAAAATTCAGCTGGAGACACTCATATAAACACGTAGATGGTGTGCAACAGGGAAAGCAGAACGTGAATATCATGTTTGTTGAAAAAACGTTCCCTAGGGTCAGAAATGTTCTTTGGTGTTGACAAAGGAAAGATCTGAATCCAAGCTGTTCCTAAAAATTTGAACAACAAATATGAAGTCCTTCTATCAGAGTTGACTCACATGGTTGACTCCAAAGATAGGATAGCGCAGAGCAGATCAGAAGCGCAAGTGATTCTGCGATGGCTCGTGCCACACTCACCTAAGCAGGCAGGAGTTGCGCCGAGCAGATGCGTGTttgagatgagaagcatatttagcacttcTAAAGTGCTGAAAGTTAGATGAATTTCATTAAATGtgctgatacatttttaaatgcagtaaaaaaacACTAATCAACGATAGTCAGTAATCGACCATCCCTAGTTTCAATCTcaaatctttacatttttaagtattcTCAGCAAGCATGTGTTTATTAATAATGATTGTCATTTATTGTAGTAAGTGTTTTTTACATGTAAAGTTTTTTGGTAGTTAGTGAATGCACATGCATAAAGAGATGCAGTGCATCTGAGGTTTTGTAACACAATATGCCAATTAGTAAGTTTATTATAGAGCTACAGTATATTAAGTTCATGTGCATTCATACTAAAGTTAAGAAGATGTGTTTTGTGGAAAATCAATGCAGTATTTACCATAATGTGctcattatgtttacatttccatATGTTATTCTTAGGCTTGTCTGGACTTTTTGATGCTGGGCTGCACCATGCAAGCCCATCAGGCCCAGATCCATCGGTTATGAACCTTATATCTGCACTAGAGTCCAGGGGTCCACAGCCTCCTCCCTCTGCCTCATCCCTTCTATCTCAGTTCCGCACTCCATCATGGCAGACTGGTAGGCAGAGATTACAGATTTGTAAGAGATTTGCATAGGTATCCCTTGTATTTGAATagaatgcaacaaaaataaataacatattggTGATACAAAGATATCGCATCAGAAAAAGAATACACTGTCACTGTTTACTTGCACTAAATACATGTTGGAAATGCTGATAAAATGTAAGTGCTGTCAGCCAGCCACGTTAACACTGTTGCAATAGGAACGACTTGTAAGGCTTCTATTAGAAAATATTAAATGGCTCTTGAAATGGCCCTATGCTTTGTGCTTAGCTGTTTCTTTTTACTAGTTTGAttcttattttagttttataCAGTTCCTCTTTGATTATTGTTAAATATGTGGTTTCTTAGCCatagcttttttcttttcttttgtctctTTTTAGCCATGCATACACCAGCCCCTGCAGAGCTCTTCATCTCTAGTGCCCTTCCTGGTACTGGATCCTTCCCATCCTCTTCTGCTTTGTCTGCCTATCAACACCCAGCTTCATTCTCAGGCCGGTCCTTTGCAGGTGTGACCCCCTCGTTATCCCTACAGGACACGCCTACCTTCAGCCCAACCTCTAATGGCCTCCTGTCACCCCATGATCCTTTGCTCCACATCAAGACGCCTTCTCAGTCGAGCCTAGGCTTTGACCGCCTGTTGTCATCACAGGGGGCTGCTGCAGCTTACCGTGGAAGTCATGATCCAGCTGGTGGTGGTGTCTCATCTGCTCAGGCCACTTCTGCAGCCTCAGCTTCTGCCCGGCATCTACAGTCTCATCAGTTCAACTTGCTGTCCTCTCCGCTTCAAGACCAGTCCTCCCAGTTGTACAGTGCCTCTGTGTTTTCCTCTACCCCTGCTCCCCCTCAGCCAACATCCCAAGAGCGAACAGTACCAAGACAAGACAGTGTAATTAAACACTACCAACGCCCCTCTCCAGCACAAGCAACTTCATCTACCCCTCACCCCCTCCAGCACTTTCTTAGCTGTGGAGTGTCAGGATATCAGCAAGCTGCTCATTCTCGTCATGCTGGCCTCTCTTGCAGTCCTCTAGGTGAACACAGTCCCTCCTCAGACCATAAACCCTCCCCCAGGACTGAACAGTACAGACCCATTATCCAGCCTTCTTATGGgtcctcatcatcctcatcttcTGGTGGGGCTGGCAAGGGTACGAAAAGCAGCTCCAGCAGTGGTTACTCCTCCTCTGGATCTGCGTCCTCTTCCAGAACCCCTCACACACCACCCTCTGCCTCATCTGCTTcttcctcatcctcatcctcttCTTCATCCTCTGCATCTGCTAGTGCTCGTCAGTCTAATTCCATTCCAACCTCCACTTCTGCCTCTTCAGCCTCTCGACAACAGCCACCTACTCCGACTGCACCCCCACCCCCCCAGACACATTCCCAGACCCCTCAAAGTTCATCAAACTCCACCCAGCAAACCCTTCCCAAGTCGTGTCTCTCGGGCTATGGATCCCCAGTGGCTCCAGTCAAGTCATCAAGTGGTCTGACTGGCCAGACCCCTCCTCAGCAACAACCTCAGTCTTTCTCTCCAAGTCAGCCATCACACCTTTCTCAGTCATATGGGGGATTCAGTTCTCCCCAGACTCATGATCTACCTTCAGCTAGAACCTCTGGAGTTGCTAAAGGGTATGGAAATATGGGGAGTCAGTCATTTTCAGCAGAATCTGTGTATGGGACAGATTCAGGTTATGGGTCCTTGCCACCATCCTTAGGGGGTGCTGGAAGCCCCTCAATGGGCTACAATACATCTGGACACTCTCCTGCCATTCTTCGGTCGGGAGCAAGTGTTGGAACAACTGGTGGAAGTAGTAGTGCAGGTAGCACAGGTACAGGAGGCAGCAGCAGTGGAGGAGGTGGTGGATCTTACCACATTCCTGATTCAAGCCCATCTCCATCTGGAAATTCTGGAATTCGCCCTGGTCTGCATTCTCCTGCTCCATCACGACCTGCTCAGTCACCTGTTGGAACAGGATCCAACAAATATCTATCTTCGGTCCTTTCTCCTTCATTTCTGCCCTCTCCCCAAGGGTATGCAGACACAAGAGGACCTCGAACACAATCCTACCACACCACTGCTCCTAACAAAACAAAGTCTGATAACAGCATTCTTGGTGTAACAGAGTCTCGGACACAACAAGAAGATGATGTTGATGATGATTTCCTCATCCAACACCTTCTTCAAGCCCAGAGTCCTACTCCTCAATCTTCCCATCACCATGCTCCTCAAAGCCATCATTCCTCACAGCCTACCCAGCAGGATAGTAATAAAGGGCTTGCTTATGAAATGAGCAAAAGCTCAGAAGAAAGGTACCACCTTCAAAGTGTTATTCGAACACATAGTGCCACCTCAAATGCTGCTGTCTCTGGCACAGGAAGTGGAGCTGGACTGGACAGTCAGTTGGAGATGTCCCTAAAgaaacagcagcagcaacaacagctgcagcagcagcatcagcagcaacaacaacagcaacataaacaacaacatcaacagcAGCCACAGCAAAAGAGTAACAGAACTGTTAGTGATGGAGGGAGTTCAGATCAGACTCATTCCCATTCTCATCATCATCATGATTCTCTGGGATCAGTGGTACATTATGGCCGGGGTGACCCATATTCCCAACACTCCATTCCTCAACACACCACCTCCCACCATCAACACACACCACATACACCGACACACCCACATCTACACTCTCACTCGCACATGGATCTTCAGAAAAAGTCTCAAGATTCAGGAGATATAGCTTACATTCCTAAGACACCTGATGTGCAGCAACACCACCATCAACAGACACATCAGCAGCAAAGTCAACATCATCAGTCCCATcagcaacaacaacatcaacaacaacagcCGCAGCAGCAACAGCGACACTCTCAGTCCCAGTCACTTATGGACTCTCCCACTGACCAGTCTCGCCAGCCTTCTCATTTGCTGCAGTCTGTGCTGTCCCACACCCGCAGCAAAATAGAACCACAGCAACAGCAACATTCTGTAAATCAACAGGCCTTGATGGAAGCCAGAGGGGGAGTTGTGTCATCTGAGACCCATTCACAACCCCAGGCATCCCAACTTCAACTCCAACTTCAGTCCCAGGGTTTGGAAGCAGCTGGTCACTATGGCCATAGTTCCCAACAACAAGACCAGAGCCACCCTAAGTCTAACACAGTGTCTCCACTAGACATGCTGGATCGTTCCCTATCTCAGACCTCAAACCAGGAGAGAGGAATGGTGGATGAGAGGACAGGAGGTGAAGGTAGCAGGGGGAATTCTGGGGCAGCATCGGCAGGAGGTGTAGAGAGGCGCCAGTCACAGGAGCAACAAATACTTTCATCTCACCACCCCACACAGCACCATGCTTCTGAGTTACACTCATATCTTCCTGAGTCAGAAATGAGTTTATCAACAACTTCCCATGGACACCATCTCTCACACCATCAACACCACCAACAACAACCACCACAAGGTCCTCAGCATCCTAACTCCCATCATCAACACCCTCACCCTTCCCATCCTAATCCACATAGCCATCATCATCTTTCTCCACAGGCCTCCGCTGCAGCTTCTCAGCAACAAGAGCAGGCCCACCCTTCCCATGCCTCCCACATTCCTCAAGCTCATCTTGACCAGCATCGAGGAGAATCTCACTTTGACACCAGAAATCCAGCAGTTAAAGCAAATCAAAACCAAACCCAACAACAAAGCCAGAGGTTTGTACCATTAACATCCATCTGCTTCCCTGATTCTCTTCTCCCAGACGAGGACCGGTCATTCTTCCCTGGGATGGAAGATATGTTCTGTCCAGAGGAGTACAAATCCACTTGCTCAGGAGGAACTGGGCAGGGCCAAGATGGGGTTGCACCTGGCCAAACAGTACAGGAAGGAATGGAAGGAATTAAAACAACCCCTGGAGTAGGAGGAGACAATACAGGTCCAAGTTATGATATGCTTAGCCATCACAGTGATCAGGGGTATGGGCAGTATTGCCATGATCTTTCCGAACCTGACAATGGAACCATGCATTTGGATCTTGACTCATTGAAGACTCATGAGCTCCCATCTACAGTCAACACAGAGCACCTTGGACTAATCCAGTCTCAACCATCCAACCTTGGAATGGGAACAACTGGAAGTGTTGGGGAAGGATCTGGTGCCAAAATAGGAGGTACTGGAGGATCTGGGTCTCGATCAGGGGGTCTTACTTCTCCAATCTTTTGTTCCTCTCGCCCAAAGAAGCTCCTGAAGTCCAGTTCCTTCCACCTGTTGAAGGAGAGACCTGATCCAAACTCTTTGCCTAAGAAGAGCTATGCTCAGGAATATGATTTTGAGGATGATGAGGATAAGGCTGACGTGCCAGCTGATATCCGCCTCAATAGCCGAAGCCGACTTCCTGATCTGATACCAGATCTTGTGTCCAGTTGTCGCAAATCGAGTGGAGTAGGAGGAGGAACTTTAAGCCCTTTAATGGGTGATCTGGACTTTGGATACCAATCTCTTGGTCCTCCACCTCAATTGTTGCCCAATGATGGACCGAAGAAAAGAGGCAGGAAGCCCACAAAGCCTAAACGAGAAGGACCCCCACGACCACGAGGACGTCCACGAATACGCCCATTACCTGAACCTCCCCACACTCTGGGTATGATGGGAGAATATGGAACGGGATATGTTCCAGAAAGAGGTAGAGGCAGGGGAAGAGGAAGAGGCAGAGGTAAGCGGGACGAATCTATGATGGACATTGAGATGGCCAATAAAGATCCAAATCAGATGTATCAAATGCACATGCAGCAGCAAATGCATCACCAATCACAGCCGCAGTATCAGGAGCCAATTAAACCCATCAAGGTAATTTAACAACAGTTAATGTCTAAAACACTCTGTCATCAAACATCAGATCTTGTGGTGTTTTTATGGAATTCAAACCTTTTATAGTGGTTAGGGATGAATGATTTGGAAAAACAATTATATTGCCATCATTTAAAAAAGACTGATACAAACTGTGAtgtgataaacatttaaaaaaactagtAAGTGATTCCCTTTAGCCAAAAGAAAGTAATGTTTTTCCCATTCTCTACTGCTTATAGAAATACTTACCATTTAAGGGTGTTCACACTCATGTTTCTGTGTGTAGTTAGTTGATTTAACAATTGCCTTTTAATGTGCTTCTcatgaatttttttaaaaatgctctCACCTCCTATTCCTCAAAACCTGGTGTCATGGGGTTACTTAAGATATGCCTTGTAACTTGGAGCAGccactcatatttggaattactcagatgtgaaagtgaagtaAATTTAAAGGCTTTAAATATAATGCACTTAGCACATGTTAGCACACTGAGCTAAATTCAAAGCATAGCTGTTACTCTCAGAACAGCTCTAAACACTGTACATGACCCTCAGAGCTCAGAGAATGTGTAATACACTACAGACTAAACAGAGCTGCGCACATATGTGCAGCTATTAGTGTGTGCAGactgttaatttatttaattaaattggagACTTTTCAGttgaataatcatattttatttgGATTAATTGCTCAGCCTTAGTAGTGGTTTAATGTTTGATGATGGGACATCTACTTTGATCACTTCCCAGGAGACTTTCTGTAACATTGTATTTCCCTCTGTTAGATCAAACTTCCTGTTGGAACCATGTCATCATCTGATGCCTTGTTGCGGACAGACTCCTTGTCAGGCACTGATCCGGCTCTCTCAGATGGTTCCCTTGGCTCTGCTCCCTCTTTGGGCTTGAGTCCTGGGACACCTGGAGTTCCTGACATAAACAGACCTCAAGACAAAAGCAAGTCCAAATCCCAGGAGGTATGAGAATGCAGTGTGGtatcatttgatatattttttgcaAATACAATGTTCCACAGTTTTatttgcaaattattattttagttttttactaACACATTTTGTTCTTTAATATTTAGATGGAAGAGAAAGAATcagagaagtctggctttgttgccTCATTTCTAGATTTTCTTAAGTCTGGAAAAAGGCCATCAGGAATGTCAACAGGATCAGCTGACAGTGCTGGGAATGAAGATGCATCTCCTGGGAAAAGTGGAGGCATTCGCCCACTATCCCCTCAACCACCACCTCCGCCAACCGCTGCAGTTGTATCTGGATATGGAGATGGTGAAAGTGATGGAGGACTGTCTTTGGGTGGCTGCCCTAGCCCTTGCAAGCGCTTGGATGAAGAGCTGAAAAGAAACCTTGAGACTTTGCCCTCCTTCTCGTCTGATGAGGAGGACTCTGTTGGAAAGAACCAGGACCTGCAAAAGAGCATTTCTTCTGCAATCTCTGCATTGTATGACACTCCTCAACTCAGCACCTCCTCAATGCAGCCTCCTTCACTTCCACCACCCCCTCCTCCACATCCTCCTGAACCACTGACACCAACACAGCAACCACCAGCACTCAGCCCTCAACCACCAATGCATACACACCCTCCCTCACATGCCCTCACCCACTCGATTGAGCCTGCAAGATTAcagaaagaagaggaggaagaagaaatAGAAGAAAATGACAAGGATACAGAGATATTGGAACAAGACAAGGAAGATGAACTCCCAGATCTAGAGGTTCTGAGTGTCCCCAAAGTTGGAGGTAAGGGTAATTTTTTGGAAAGTCTCAAAATATAGTGTGTTTTAAAGCTGCTTCACAAACATATTCACACATCTGTGCTTTGTAAGAGTAGGGCATTAGTAAGAAACAATTGAAAACCTGTTAGCTGAAATATCTGAATTGGTTTGTGGTTGTAAAATGAAGAGTACCCTTCTCTTTTGCAGACTCACCTAAAGAAGCTTTTGAAGCCCAAGCTCCCCCTTCTCTCCCACCAGTTTCCCCATCATCTCCTGCTCTCTCCTCTTCTCCCTCCCATTCACCACTTCCTCCCCTTCCTCTTCCCTCTCCCTTCCCTCCACAGGAGGATAATCCGACCACTCCTCAGGCATCTTCACCACTACAGTCCTCACCTCCAGCTAGTCCTTTGGCTCCTTCTGTGCCTGTCCTGTCTCCTCTACCTCTTCCCAATGTAGAGCCCCCTACATCCTCAACCCCACCTCCACCCAGTCCACCTCCGGTACAGGAGCCCACCTCCCCTGAAGAGCCCCCTGCGCCTCAAATTCTACCCTTGCACTTGGCCCAGAAACAAAGCGGTGCTGCTATTGTTGGAGAGACCGATGAGGATGAGAGTGAGAGTGGAGGCGAAGGTATTTTCAGAGAGAGGGATGAGTTTGTGGTGCGGATTGAGGACATCAGGAGTCTGAAGGTACATATTAAAGCAATTCACTTTTCCTTTTTACTTCCATTGTGGACCTTTGTCAGCATATGTAtactgcatatttgcagataaaTCATGTGACATTGTATAAAGGTGTAAATCTTTTTTGTTGATGCAATCTCTCTCCAGTTGGCCCTGCAAACAGGACGAGAGCCCCCTCCCATCTGGCGTGTTCAGAAAGCTCTGCTGCAGAAGTTTTCTCCTGAGATTAAGGATGGGCAGAGACAGTTTTGTGCCACTAGTAATGTGAGTCATGACCCAGAACATGTATTGTAACAAGTAGCAAACAACAAAACTTTATATTGCATGTTATTACTAAACAATTCTGCCTCTCAGTGGTATTTGCTAAGGCCAAGTTTGTTTAAGTGTAAGTGCGTTACAGTGTGTCagcttctaaatatatatatattttttgtctcttTCTCCTCCATTTATCTCCTTCCTATTAGTATCTGGGTTTCTTTGGGGATGCTAAGAAGCGGTACCAGCGGCTGTATGTGAAGTTTCTGGAAAACATAAACAAGAAGGACTACGTGAGGGTCTGTTCTCGTAAGCCCTGGCACAGACCTTCTGTCACCCTGAGGTATTATGAACTCTCTGTGACCgctatctttttgttttgtttcatttacatAAGACTTTATACCTACTAAGGGTAAGCTATTTTTGCTGTGCACTGTAAACAAGCTCGATAATCTAGTCATTATGATCTAGATCACAGCAGCGTTCACCGTTCTAACGTATTTGCAATTTCCATCCTTTAGGAGGCAGACTCAGGCAGTCCCGAAGTTAGCTCCACCACCCAATAACCAGACTCCTGTTGAGAGGgttaagaaagaaagagaaaagattAAGGAAACTCACGAAACTAGAGAAAACAACAACATTCGGCCAAAAGAACAGACAAAGGACAAAGACAAGGTTTCTAAAACTAGGGAAAAGGAAGAAAAGAAGGAGcgggagaaagagaaaaaagctCCACATCCACCGCTGGCTCCCCAGAAGCCTGAGAAACGAGCAGCGGTGGCAGAGCGAGGGAAGGTGAAGGAGGAAAAGAAGAGTGGAGTTGAAAAGAAAACGGAACGTGCTGCCAAGCCTCTGCCACCAAAGGTGAAGGCAGAACCTCCGCCCAAGAAACGCAGGAAGTGGCTTAAGGAAGTACCCTCATCATCGGAATCAGATTCTTCAGCAAGTGAGGATGAAAGTGAGTATACTCTTTAACACAACATCTAGGAGTATGTCAATCAGTAATGCACCAATCAGGATGCTAATAACGATCACCGATATTTTAACActtatcggccgatactgatcaccaatatttattttaaaagtgccTTTTGCTACACTTTTGCAAGTTTCTATGCTGCAGGTATATGTTAAATATCCAcactaaaatacaatttaatttacattaattgtaaaatgctacaatttatttgaattgaaaaacagttatgaatatttctgttgtcactatcaaaggtcattgtgacatactggcaaccactCTACACTATGATAGCacaacacacagcagagatactgtACGTTCAAAATAAGAGATATATTCATTACTCAAGTATACTCAGATTTTTTGTTAGAATTAGCCATGTCATTAAATATCGATATATCAATTATTGAACAacatgttattttatcaataCGTTTTTGAGGCATCATATATTAACAtaagccaacatttaaattagaagcctaatttatGTGCTTTCCAATTCATTGTCTGTTTGCCTTCTGTTAAATGTAGTCTGGCTTAATAGCTTTGGAAGACCACAAGGGGTTGGttatataacatttactgtacttaataCCTAAGGACGCATTAATGCAGTGCAGGTGTCAGTTCAAAGTTGTGAATGTAGTCCCCATACACACAGAAGTTAAGAacagtgacattgatgagtttgcaggttagtgtatgaaactctTGTAACTGCGCAAATTGAACTATTAAAAATGGCAACGTTTAATATGCAGTTATCTGTATGtagtttttaagatgtttaattcaagctgtcaaaccacaacaagacatacttgtaaccagtggtgtaaagtaatgaaGTACAAATACTTCTTTACTTTACTTAAGTTgcctttttcaaaatgtttactttCTTGATTAACTTTTTTAGCCAAATAAAAATTTCtgatatttttatcaaatttccACCGCAGAACAGGCTGTTCAGAGGCTGTTCAGGCTTGCTATATTTTCTCagggacaaaataaataaatatattaaaattttccaggttcaatacaatttaaacacaatccaaagcatttgtgtcataatgttgattgccacaaaacaaatgtttgacctgacacttgcaatggaagtgtttGGAGGCCAGTCCATAAGTATTAATATACTCTCTTT contains the following coding sequences:
- the LOC127626778 gene encoding proline-rich protein 12-like encodes the protein MDRNYPGAGFGDLGAGAGWSYERSAKASLVYGSSRSSHPESELLHRQAYATPHPLQGYATNHHPGGSGQGGAWGAAGRSLGLSGLFDAGLHHASPSGPDPSVMNLISALESRGPQPPPSASSLLSQFRTPSWQTAMHTPAPAELFISSALPGTGSFPSSSALSAYQHPASFSGRSFAGVTPSLSLQDTPTFSPTSNGLLSPHDPLLHIKTPSQSSLGFDRLLSSQGAAAAYRGSHDPAGGGVSSAQATSAASASARHLQSHQFNLLSSPLQDQSSQLYSASVFSSTPAPPQPTSQERTVPRQDSVIKHYQRPSPAQATSSTPHPLQHFLSCGVSGYQQAAHSRHAGLSCSPLGEHSPSSDHKPSPRTEQYRPIIQPSYGSSSSSSSGGAGKGTKSSSSSGYSSSGSASSSRTPHTPPSASSASSSSSSSSSSSASASARQSNSIPTSTSASSASRQQPPTPTAPPPPQTHSQTPQSSSNSTQQTLPKSCLSGYGSPVAPVKSSSGLTGQTPPQQQPQSFSPSQPSHLSQSYGGFSSPQTHDLPSARTSGVAKGYGNMGSQSFSAESVYGTDSGYGSLPPSLGGAGSPSMGYNTSGHSPAILRSGASVGTTGGSSSAGSTGTGGSSSGGGGGSYHIPDSSPSPSGNSGIRPGLHSPAPSRPAQSPVGTGSNKYLSSVLSPSFLPSPQGYADTRGPRTQSYHTTAPNKTKSDNSILGVTESRTQQEDDVDDDFLIQHLLQAQSPTPQSSHHHAPQSHHSSQPTQQDSNKGLAYEMSKSSEERYHLQSVIRTHSATSNAAVSGTGSGAGLDSQLEMSLKKQQQQQQLQQQHQQQQQQQHKQQHQQQPQQKSNRTVSDGGSSDQTHSHSHHHHDSLGSVVHYGRGDPYSQHSIPQHTTSHHQHTPHTPTHPHLHSHSHMDLQKKSQDSGDIAYIPKTPDVQQHHHQQTHQQQSQHHQSHQQQQHQQQQPQQQQRHSQSQSLMDSPTDQSRQPSHLLQSVLSHTRSKIEPQQQQHSVNQQALMEARGGVVSSETHSQPQASQLQLQLQSQGLEAAGHYGHSSQQQDQSHPKSNTVSPLDMLDRSLSQTSNQERGMVDERTGGEGSRGNSGAASAGGVERRQSQEQQILSSHHPTQHHASELHSYLPESEMSLSTTSHGHHLSHHQHHQQQPPQGPQHPNSHHQHPHPSHPNPHSHHHLSPQASAAASQQQEQAHPSHASHIPQAHLDQHRGESHFDTRNPAVKANQNQTQQQSQRFVPLTSICFPDSLLPDEDRSFFPGMEDMFCPEEYKSTCSGGTGQGQDGVAPGQTVQEGMEGIKTTPGVGGDNTGPSYDMLSHHSDQGYGQYCHDLSEPDNGTMHLDLDSLKTHELPSTVNTEHLGLIQSQPSNLGMGTTGSVGEGSGAKIGGTGGSGSRSGGLTSPIFCSSRPKKLLKSSSFHLLKERPDPNSLPKKSYAQEYDFEDDEDKADVPADIRLNSRSRLPDLIPDLVSSCRKSSGVGGGTLSPLMGDLDFGYQSLGPPPQLLPNDGPKKRGRKPTKPKREGPPRPRGRPRIRPLPEPPHTLGMMGEYGTGYVPERGRGRGRGRGRGKRDESMMDIEMANKDPNQMYQMHMQQQMHHQSQPQYQEPIKPIKIKLPVGTMSSSDALLRTDSLSGTDPALSDGSLGSAPSLGLSPGTPGVPDINRPQDKSKSKSQEMEEKESEKSGFVASFLDFLKSGKRPSGMSTGSADSAGNEDASPGKSGGIRPLSPQPPPPPTAAVVSGYGDGESDGGLSLGGCPSPCKRLDEELKRNLETLPSFSSDEEDSVGKNQDLQKSISSAISALYDTPQLSTSSMQPPSLPPPPPPHPPEPLTPTQQPPALSPQPPMHTHPPSHALTHSIEPARLQKEEEEEEIEENDKDTEILEQDKEDELPDLEVLSVPKVGDSPKEAFEAQAPPSLPPVSPSSPALSSSPSHSPLPPLPLPSPFPPQEDNPTTPQASSPLQSSPPASPLAPSVPVLSPLPLPNVEPPTSSTPPPPSPPPVQEPTSPEEPPAPQILPLHLAQKQSGAAIVGETDEDESESGGEGIFRERDEFVVRIEDIRSLKLALQTGREPPPIWRVQKALLQKFSPEIKDGQRQFCATSNYLGFFGDAKKRYQRLYVKFLENINKKDYVRVCSRKPWHRPSVTLRRQTQAVPKLAPPPNNQTPVERVKKEREKIKETHETRENNNIRPKEQTKDKDKVSKTREKEEKKEREKEKKAPHPPLAPQKPEKRAAVAERGKVKEEKKSGVEKKTERAAKPLPPKVKAEPPPKKRRKWLKEVPSSSESDSSASEDEISVKAGLNTRAMREMYRSYVEMLVSTALDPDMIQALEDTEDELYLPPMRKIDSLLSEQKRKLLKRVNMNSQHQEALHMFPQISAEPLDSGTVRVRLGGECYNRKTLNRIKKSVSKPQDLKLSTETCRLYSLYHSLHHYKYHTFLHCKKETNTIEQASEDPGQEEVVQQCMANQSWLEALFNSFLDLMALSGKA